CCAGGTATGAACCTTTCCTGCTGACAGGACTTGAGGCAGGAAAAGAGGCCACTCCGAGCATAGTCAGCAAGGTATGTGGTTTCAGTGATGCTCTCGCCAGTATCAAACGCCTTGTTATGGGTATGGGTGGCGTTATAGTCGTGGATAATATCGATCTTCCATACAATGAGACTGTATGCGATTACGCCCTTTCTATGGATTATTTCCTGGATACTTATATTGATGACAAGGTAAAGTACAGTCTTCTCTGTCAGGAGGCTAGCCTGCTTGCAAAGGAGATGAACTGGCTGGACCCTGCCAGAAAATACTATGAACTATTGACCGGTGTGTGCATAGTTCCGGAAGAAGAGGAAAACTAACAGGGTATATATCCCTTTGTTCAGGAGAAGTACCAGTGTCTGAGATACGTAAACACTATTTCCTTGATGAGTATTGCATAGTAGCTGCCGGAAGAGGCAAACGCCCTTCTGATTTTTCTTCTTCCCCGGAGGTTCAGAACGCTACAAACTGCGTTTTCTGTGCGGGGAATGAGGACAAAACACCACCTGCCCTGGCTGTATATAAGGATGGGCAGGTACTGCAGGACACTAAGGATAAGCTTATTAAAGATTGGCAGATACGCTGCATACCTAATATGTACCCGGCGCTTAATCCGGAAGGTGTTGATACTCCATATAGTTCAGGCTATGGGTTTCATGAGGTGATCATAGAAACACCGCAGCACGACAGAAGGCTGACCGATTTCACGGATGAAGAAATGGCCCTTCTTATGCAAGCCTACAAAGACCGTGTCATGCATAATTGGAAACAGCCTCAGATAAAGTTCGTCTCGCTTTTCAAGAATTGGGGGAAGCAGGCTGGTGCATCGCTGGAACACACACATTCCCAGCTCATCGCACTGCCCCTGATACCAATGTCAATTAAAAAGGAATCTGATGTGATCCATGCCACAGGCAAATGTGCCTACTGCGAGATAGTGCATATGGAATCTTCCAATGAACGCTCCATTTATGAAAATGAACATTTCATAGCTTTTGCTCCATATTGCTCGAAGGTCCCATTTGAGATATGGTTACTTCCGAAGATGCATGTCAGTCA
This DNA window, taken from Methanomethylovorans hollandica DSM 15978, encodes the following:
- a CDS encoding galactose-1-phosphate uridylyltransferase, coding for MSEIRKHYFLDEYCIVAAGRGKRPSDFSSSPEVQNATNCVFCAGNEDKTPPALAVYKDGQVLQDTKDKLIKDWQIRCIPNMYPALNPEGVDTPYSSGYGFHEVIIETPQHDRRLTDFTDEEMALLMQAYKDRVMHNWKQPQIKFVSLFKNWGKQAGASLEHTHSQLIALPLIPMSIKKESDVIHATGKCAYCEIVHMESSNERSIYENEHFIAFAPYCSKVPFEIWLLPKMHVSHLGELSEHMLHSLGAAIRYILSRLETVLGSPAYNFMFFQLVDDHQYHLNLRLQPVTSKMAGFEKNTDIFINTMPPEKAAEYLNNEFSRQTVH